A stretch of the Ischnura elegans chromosome 5, ioIscEleg1.1, whole genome shotgun sequence genome encodes the following:
- the LOC124159654 gene encoding uncharacterized protein LOC124159654: MKGQMNVEHASLSEKIDALTVKMDLVLQQKGGASYGSEYESLHKLPATSERNLLAVEHDIEVDLKYREFLIDYLKKRCSTFLPGSAGKEQGASSFTRCVNDC, encoded by the exons atgaaagggcaGATGAATGTGGAGCATGCAAGCCTCAGCGAGAAAATTGATGCGCTCACTGTAAAAATGGATCTTGTGCTGCAGCAGAAGGGTGGTGCTTCATATGGAAGTGAATATGAGTCCCTCCACAAGCTTCCTGCAACCTCCGAAAGGAATTTGTTAGCTGTGGAGCATGACATTGAAGTTGATTTGAAGTACCGGGAGTTTTTG ATTGATTATTTGAAGAAGAGGTGCTCCACCTTTTTGCCAGGGTCTGCTGGGAAGGAGCAAGGGGCCTCATCTTTCACTAGATGCGTGAATGACTGTTGA